In Streptococcus respiraculi, one DNA window encodes the following:
- a CDS encoding ABC transporter ATP-binding protein produces MKTARFFWTYFKQFKLSFAIIFLAILLSTGMQVITPVYMGKAVTELTELAQKMAAGEAVDPGVFFTTLKSLLVAVFLMAASAVTYALLFTRIISRSTNQMRKGLFGKLERLTVRFFDQHQDGEILSRFTSDLDNIQNAFNMSLTNVVTQSVLYIGIVIMMFLQNSKLALVVVATSPLAFAFLFFIIRMSRKYTDLQQKEVGQLNAYMDEHISGQKAIIVQGLQEQVIDGFMERNARVRKATFKGRIFSGLLFPVMNGLSLINTAIVIFVGSTIALSDSSLSTAAALGLVVTFVQYSQQYYQPMMQVASSWAEMQLAFTGAHRIQEMFDEKEEVRPQHAPAFTKLEDKVEIDRVDFSYVAGKPILKQVSITAPKGQMTAVVGPTGSGKTTIMNLLNRFYDVDGGSIRFDGTDIREFELDSLRQNVGIVLQESLLFSGTIRDNIAFGAGDVSQEMVETAARATHIHDFIKSLPEGYDTYVDDENNVFSTGQKQLISIARTLLTDPQILILDEATSNVDTVTEAKIQSAMEAIAAGRTSFVIAHRLKTILNADQIIVLKDGEVIEQGNHHELLKLGGFYAELYHNQFVFE; encoded by the coding sequence ATGAAAACAGCACGGTTTTTTTGGACCTATTTTAAACAATTCAAACTGTCTTTTGCTATTATCTTTTTAGCCATTCTCCTTTCGACGGGTATGCAGGTCATCACTCCTGTCTACATGGGAAAAGCAGTGACAGAGTTGACCGAATTAGCCCAGAAAATGGCAGCAGGAGAGGCTGTAGATCCAGGAGTATTTTTTACGACCTTAAAAAGCTTGCTCGTAGCCGTATTTCTGATGGCAGCAAGCGCCGTCACCTACGCTCTCCTGTTTACAAGAATTATTTCCCGCTCAACCAATCAGATGCGCAAAGGCTTGTTTGGGAAGCTTGAACGCTTGACGGTTCGCTTCTTTGACCAACATCAGGACGGGGAGATTCTTTCTCGTTTTACATCAGACTTGGATAATATCCAAAATGCTTTTAACATGTCCTTGACCAACGTGGTGACCCAGTCGGTCCTCTATATCGGGATTGTCATCATGATGTTTCTCCAAAATAGCAAACTGGCGCTTGTCGTGGTAGCGACTAGCCCTCTTGCTTTTGCCTTTTTATTCTTTATTATCCGCATGTCACGGAAATATACAGATTTGCAGCAAAAAGAAGTGGGGCAGTTGAATGCCTATATGGATGAGCATATTTCAGGACAAAAAGCGATTATCGTTCAGGGCTTGCAGGAGCAGGTTATTGATGGTTTTATGGAGCGCAATGCCAGAGTACGGAAAGCTACCTTTAAAGGGCGGATTTTCTCAGGTTTGCTCTTTCCTGTTATGAATGGGCTGAGCTTGATCAATACTGCTATTGTGATTTTTGTGGGTTCTACGATTGCTCTGTCAGATAGTAGCTTATCAACGGCTGCTGCACTAGGTTTAGTAGTAACCTTTGTCCAATATTCCCAGCAATACTACCAGCCCATGATGCAGGTTGCGTCAAGCTGGGCAGAGATGCAGTTGGCCTTTACAGGAGCGCACCGGATTCAGGAAATGTTTGACGAGAAAGAAGAAGTCCGTCCGCAACATGCGCCAGCCTTTACTAAATTAGAAGACAAGGTCGAGATTGACCGAGTAGACTTCAGTTATGTAGCTGGGAAACCGATTTTGAAGCAGGTCAGCATTACCGCACCGAAGGGTCAGATGACGGCAGTTGTTGGGCCGACCGGCTCTGGAAAGACGACCATTATGAACTTGCTCAATCGTTTCTACGATGTAGACGGAGGAAGCATTCGTTTTGACGGGACAGACATTCGGGAATTTGAACTCGACAGTCTCCGCCAAAATGTCGGAATCGTCTTGCAGGAATCGCTCCTCTTTTCAGGTACGATTCGTGACAATATCGCCTTTGGAGCAGGTGATGTCTCGCAGGAAATGGTAGAAACAGCTGCTCGGGCGACCCATATTCATGATTTTATCAAGAGTCTGCCAGAAGGCTACGATACCTATGTCGATGATGAAAATAATGTCTTTTCAACAGGGCAGAAACAGTTGATTTCCATTGCACGAACCCTGTTGACAGATCCGCAAATTTTGATTTTGGATGAGGCGACTTCTAACGTTGATACTGTGACAGAAGCTAAGATTCAGTCAGCCATGGAAGCTATCGCAGCAGGTCGGACTAGCTTTGTCATCGCTCATCGCTTGAAGACAATTCTCAATGCTGATCAAATCATTGTCTTAAAAGACGGCGAAGTCATTGAGCAGGGGAATCACCATGAACTGCTTAAACTCGGCGGATTCTACGCAGAATTGTACCATAACCAGTTTGTCTTTGAATGA
- a CDS encoding PASTA domain-containing protein, producing the protein MLESWLWLAGSAILNGIHHIGKKEVPNVIELDLAEAKKHLTDMGFRVSAVLLKPERKYAKKRAGEVVHYCPDWVEKKGLVKIYYVDEEVVEASKKIGFFHR; encoded by the coding sequence ATGTTGGAATCATGGTTGTGGTTGGCAGGAAGTGCTATTTTAAATGGGATTCATCACATCGGGAAAAAAGAGGTGCCCAATGTCATCGAGTTGGATTTGGCTGAAGCCAAGAAACACCTGACAGATATGGGCTTTCGAGTCAGCGCAGTCTTGCTCAAACCTGAGCGCAAGTATGCCAAGAAACGCGCTGGTGAAGTGGTCCATTACTGTCCAGATTGGGTAGAGAAAAAGGGGCTTGTTAAGATCTACTATGTGGACGAAGAAGTTGTAGAAGCGAGCAAGAAAATTGGTTTTTTCCACCGCTGA
- a CDS encoding PTS glucitol/sorbitol transporter subunit IIA: MTKIFETKIVSIGEQAPNMIEEANMLILFGMEAPADLADYCYKISNKNLSGSILPGARLVIDGAEYPVTAVGNVVEQNLSALGHITIAFDGSEEGSLPGTLHVAAGQVPALKEGSVIELVA; encoded by the coding sequence ATGACAAAAATTTTTGAAACAAAGATTGTAAGTATCGGAGAACAGGCTCCAAACATGATTGAAGAAGCAAATATGCTCATTTTATTCGGAATGGAAGCGCCAGCTGATTTGGCTGATTACTGCTACAAGATTAGTAACAAGAATTTGTCAGGATCTATCCTCCCAGGTGCGCGCTTGGTCATTGATGGTGCGGAGTATCCTGTTACAGCAGTAGGAAATGTTGTCGAGCAAAACCTATCTGCCCTAGGCCATATCACTATTGCCTTTGATGGATCTGAGGAAGGTTCGCTTCCAGGGACCCTACATGTGGCAGCAGGACAAGTACCAGCCCTTAAAGAGGGTAGCGTGATTGAACTCGTTGCCTAA
- a CDS encoding 5-formyltetrahydrofolate cyclo-ligase yields the protein MEKSSIRKSMLARLKGLSAEEREAWSVWAGQVIYQQEAYQKASTIATFLSMPHEVDTTYLIAQAKQDGKQVVVPKTYGKGRMVFVPYDANDLVLSTFGVWEPRSDEVVDSSEIDIIHVPGLAWNEAGYRIGYGGGFYDRYLKNYQGITVSTIYEFQRYEFSEDEFDQAVREVLCYEGNDE from the coding sequence ATGGAAAAATCAAGCATTCGAAAAAGTATGTTAGCGCGATTAAAAGGCTTGTCAGCAGAGGAGCGAGAAGCTTGGAGTGTATGGGCTGGTCAGGTCATTTATCAGCAGGAGGCTTATCAGAAAGCAAGTACAATTGCAACCTTTTTGTCCATGCCCCATGAAGTGGATACGACCTATTTGATTGCGCAGGCCAAGCAGGATGGAAAGCAGGTGGTAGTCCCTAAAACCTACGGGAAGGGACGTATGGTCTTTGTGCCGTATGATGCGAATGACTTGGTTTTAAGCACGTTTGGTGTCTGGGAGCCGCGGTCTGATGAGGTTGTTGATTCGTCAGAAATCGATATCATCCATGTTCCAGGGCTTGCTTGGAATGAGGCGGGCTACCGGATTGGTTACGGTGGTGGTTTTTATGATCGTTATCTGAAGAACTACCAAGGTATAACGGTCAGCACAATCTATGAGTTTCAGCGCTATGAGTTTAGCGAAGATGAGTTTGACCAAGCAGTAAGAGAGGTTTTGTGCTATGAAGGAAATGATGAATAA
- a CDS encoding ABC transporter ATP-binding protein: protein MLIKAIMKYKWHVLASISMVMLYVGSSLLQPRFLQSVLAAVATNDQAEIYQLGGWLLGIAGVGLLAGALNTVLAAYIAQSVSADLREQMFKKIQTFSYANIEEFNAGNLVVRMTNDISQVQNLLMMTFQVLLRMPLLFTGAIVFAIMTMPSLWWIVLLMIVLIGTTMTVIMGIMGPRFGRFQQLLDRLNAIAKENLRGVRVVKSFVQEKEQAEKFNQVSDDLLELNLFIGRGFSFLEPVFILVSYLAIYVAIYSVYGMLGSNPEAINKLASFNTYLIQVMFSIIMVGFMGSNASRAMISIRRIKEVLTTEPALVYQDVADQELIGDIRFDHVTFTYPKDEQPTLKDISFEIKAGQMVGVVGATGAGKSTLAQLIPRLFDPQEGQIEIGGVDIKTVSQATLRQTVSIILQKAILFSGTIASNIRQGKQDADDAELESAARIAQAMEFIHRMPDRYHSDVEERGNNFSGGQKQRMSIARGLVAKPNILILDDSTSALDAKSEKLVQEALNKDLKGTTTIIIAQKISSVVKADTILVLDEGRLIGQGTHKELLATNSVYREIFETQKGKEEE from the coding sequence ATGCTCATCAAAGCGATTATGAAATACAAGTGGCATGTCCTAGCGTCTATTAGTATGGTCATGTTATATGTCGGAAGTAGCTTGTTGCAGCCGCGATTTTTACAGAGTGTGTTAGCAGCTGTAGCAACAAATGATCAAGCAGAAATTTATCAACTTGGTGGCTGGTTGCTAGGAATTGCAGGAGTGGGACTGCTCGCAGGAGCGCTCAATACGGTTCTTGCTGCCTACATTGCCCAATCAGTGTCGGCGGACTTACGAGAGCAGATGTTCAAGAAAATCCAAACCTTTTCCTACGCCAATATCGAAGAATTTAACGCAGGAAACTTGGTTGTACGGATGACCAATGACATTTCTCAGGTGCAAAACCTGCTCATGATGACCTTTCAGGTCTTACTTCGGATGCCCTTGCTGTTTACAGGAGCTATTGTTTTTGCGATCATGACCATGCCGTCCTTGTGGTGGATTGTTCTTTTGATGATTGTCTTGATTGGTACGACCATGACAGTGATTATGGGGATTATGGGACCGCGTTTTGGTCGCTTCCAGCAATTGTTGGATAGACTAAATGCCATTGCTAAGGAAAATCTTCGTGGCGTGCGGGTGGTCAAATCCTTTGTTCAAGAAAAAGAACAGGCTGAAAAATTTAATCAGGTATCTGATGACTTGCTGGAGTTGAATCTTTTTATCGGACGGGGCTTTTCTTTCTTAGAACCTGTATTTATTCTCGTTTCTTATCTGGCGATTTATGTGGCAATTTACTCAGTCTATGGGATGTTGGGCTCAAATCCAGAAGCGATTAACAAGCTCGCTTCTTTTAACACCTATCTGATTCAGGTTATGTTTTCGATTATCATGGTTGGGTTTATGGGGAGTAATGCCAGCCGTGCTATGATTTCCATTCGTCGGATTAAGGAAGTGTTAACTACAGAGCCAGCCTTGGTATATCAGGATGTAGCAGATCAGGAATTGATAGGAGACATTCGCTTTGACCATGTAACGTTCACTTATCCAAAAGATGAACAGCCGACCTTAAAAGACATCAGTTTTGAGATTAAAGCAGGTCAAATGGTCGGTGTGGTTGGAGCAACAGGTGCAGGAAAGTCGACCCTCGCACAGCTTATTCCACGCTTGTTTGACCCTCAAGAGGGACAGATTGAAATCGGTGGTGTCGATATTAAGACTGTTAGCCAAGCCACCCTGCGTCAGACGGTATCGATCATTTTGCAAAAAGCTATTCTCTTTTCAGGAACCATTGCTTCTAATATCCGTCAAGGAAAGCAGGATGCAGATGATGCAGAATTGGAAAGCGCTGCACGGATTGCCCAGGCGATGGAGTTTATCCACCGCATGCCCGACCGCTACCATAGTGATGTTGAAGAGCGGGGCAATAACTTCTCAGGTGGTCAGAAGCAACGGATGTCAATTGCCCGTGGACTGGTGGCAAAGCCTAACATTTTGATTTTGGATGATTCCACATCGGCCCTTGATGCCAAGTCTGAAAAGCTAGTGCAAGAGGCTTTAAACAAGGACTTGAAAGGGACAACGACCATTATCATTGCCCAGAAGATTTCGTCTGTTGTTAAGGCGGATACTATTTTGGTCTTGGATGAAGGTCGCTTGATTGGGCAGGGGACTCATAAAGAATTACTTGCAACCAATAGCGTGTATCGTGAAATTTTTGAAACCCAGAAAGGAAAGGAGGAAGAATAG
- the dapD gene encoding 2,3,4,5-tetrahydropyridine-2,6-dicarboxylate N-acetyltransferase: MTATKMNAQEIIQFIAQAEKKTTVKVTFEGELAAAVPETVVKLGNVLFGDWKDVAPLLANLTENKDYVVEQDARNSAVPLLDKRAINARIEPGAIIRDQVSIGDNAVIMMGAVINIGAEIGEGTMIDMGAILGGRATVGKNSHIGAGAVLAGVIEPASAEPVRVGDNVLVGANAVVIEGVQIGSGSVVAAGAIVTQDVPENVVVAGVPARVIKEIDAQTQQKTALEDALRTL, encoded by the coding sequence ATGACAGCGACAAAAATGAATGCCCAAGAAATTATTCAATTTATTGCCCAAGCAGAGAAAAAGACGACCGTTAAGGTGACATTTGAAGGAGAACTCGCAGCTGCGGTTCCTGAAACGGTTGTCAAACTTGGCAATGTCCTCTTCGGCGATTGGAAAGATGTAGCGCCGCTTCTTGCTAATCTGACAGAAAACAAAGATTATGTAGTGGAGCAAGATGCGCGGAATTCAGCAGTGCCATTGCTCGATAAACGGGCGATTAACGCCCGCATTGAACCAGGCGCAATTATCCGTGACCAAGTGTCGATTGGAGATAACGCTGTCATCATGATGGGTGCTGTCATCAATATTGGTGCAGAGATTGGTGAGGGAACGATGATTGACATGGGTGCTATTCTCGGTGGTCGTGCAACTGTTGGGAAAAATAGCCATATTGGAGCGGGTGCGGTCCTTGCGGGTGTAATTGAGCCTGCTAGCGCTGAGCCTGTTCGGGTCGGAGACAATGTTCTAGTCGGTGCCAATGCCGTGGTCATCGAAGGTGTACAGATTGGTAGTGGCTCTGTTGTAGCGGCAGGTGCTATTGTCACGCAAGACGTTCCTGAAAATGTGGTCGTAGCAGGTGTTCCTGCGCGTGTGATTAAGGAAATCGATGCCCAAACCCAACAAAAAACAGCATTGGAAGATGCCCTTCGGACCCTCTAG
- a CDS encoding rhomboid family protein, whose protein sequence is MKEMMNKRYPVTNGLLLVTTLVFLAMQFLRFGEATTAQAIYDFGGMYGRIVKLDPTQLWRLVSPIFVHIGWEHFLFNSMTLYVFGYQLEEIFGSKRFFLLYFLSGIMGNIFVLFLTPDTVAAGASTSLFGLFGAMVVLRYYSRNPYLQLLGQRYIALLLINLALGFFNPEISLAGHVGGVFGGALASIFLPPLREPYLFTLKQKRLALLLYTVFALGFILLSLHL, encoded by the coding sequence ATGAAGGAAATGATGAATAAACGCTATCCTGTGACCAATGGCTTGTTACTTGTGACAACGCTGGTCTTTTTAGCCATGCAGTTTTTGCGTTTTGGAGAGGCAACGACTGCGCAAGCCATCTATGATTTTGGTGGGATGTATGGGCGGATTGTGAAGCTAGATCCGACCCAGTTGTGGCGCTTGGTATCACCGATTTTTGTCCATATTGGTTGGGAACATTTTCTCTTTAACAGCATGACTCTCTACGTTTTTGGGTATCAATTGGAGGAAATTTTTGGTTCGAAGCGCTTTTTCCTTCTTTATTTCTTATCGGGAATCATGGGAAATATTTTTGTTCTATTCTTAACGCCTGATACAGTGGCAGCGGGTGCTTCGACATCTTTATTTGGCTTGTTTGGAGCGATGGTCGTTCTGCGTTATTATAGCCGCAATCCCTATCTACAGCTCTTGGGGCAGCGCTATATTGCCCTTCTTCTCATCAATTTGGCATTGGGCTTTTTCAATCCTGAAATCAGTCTTGCAGGTCATGTCGGGGGTGTCTTTGGAGGAGCTTTGGCGAGTATCTTTTTGCCGCCTTTACGAGAACCTTATCTCTTTACCCTCAAGCAAAAGCGTTTGGCGCTGCTCCTCTATACTGTCTTTGCGCTGGGGTTCATTTTGCTAAGTCTTCATTTGTAG
- the galU gene encoding UTP--glucose-1-phosphate uridylyltransferase GalU: MEKKVRKAVIPAAGLGTRFLPATKALAKEMLPIVDKPTIQFIVEEALASGIEDILVVTGKSKRSIEDHFDSNFELEYNLKEKGKNDLLKLVDETTGIRLHFIRQSHPRGLGDAVLQAKAFVGNEPFVVMLGDDLMDITNKKAIPLTKQLMSDYEKTHAATIAVMPVPHEEVSSYGVIAPQGEGINGLYSVDTFVEKPAPEDAPSDLAIIGRYLLTPEIFDILENQKPGAGNEIQLTDAIDTLNKTQRVFAREFKGNRYDVGDKFGFMKTSIDYALQHPQVKEDLKRYLINLGKKLDDQK, from the coding sequence ATGGAAAAAAAAGTCAGAAAAGCCGTCATCCCAGCAGCAGGACTAGGAACCCGCTTCCTTCCTGCGACCAAAGCTTTGGCAAAAGAGATGTTACCGATTGTAGACAAGCCAACCATTCAATTCATTGTAGAAGAAGCACTGGCTTCAGGAATTGAAGACATTTTAGTCGTCACAGGAAAATCAAAACGTTCCATTGAAGACCACTTTGACTCTAATTTTGAATTGGAATACAACCTCAAAGAAAAAGGGAAAAATGATCTCTTAAAATTAGTTGACGAAACAACAGGCATTCGCCTGCATTTCATCCGCCAAAGCCACCCTCGAGGTCTAGGTGATGCTGTATTGCAAGCTAAAGCCTTTGTGGGAAACGAACCCTTCGTTGTCATGCTAGGCGATGACTTAATGGACATCACCAACAAAAAGGCCATTCCACTCACCAAACAATTGATGAGCGACTATGAAAAGACCCATGCTGCTACCATTGCGGTCATGCCTGTTCCTCATGAAGAAGTTTCTTCGTATGGGGTCATTGCACCACAAGGTGAAGGCATCAACGGTCTTTACAGCGTGGATACCTTTGTGGAAAAACCAGCACCTGAGGATGCCCCGTCTGATCTTGCCATCATCGGTCGCTACCTCCTCACTCCTGAAATCTTTGATATTTTAGAAAACCAAAAACCAGGAGCAGGCAATGAAATTCAATTAACAGATGCCATCGATACACTGAACAAAACCCAACGTGTCTTTGCCCGTGAATTTAAGGGTAACCGCTACGATGTCGGAGATAAATTTGGTTTCATGAAAACCTCGATTGACTATGCATTACAACATCCGCAGGTGAAAGAGGATTTGAAACGCTACCTCATCAATCTTGGGAAAAAATTAGACGATCAAAAATAA
- a CDS encoding PASTA domain-containing protein, with product MAKKKLPVNGKMIGEVAKIFDIIPDTTRVIGEAVHAVVPLVDKVLEQNYQKKNRLVRLPNMVDMNIKEAQEHLEELGFVVSKILAKPHQRYAKREVDEVVAMTPKSGSLEPGALVKLYYVNQDVIEESDLVIPLPNLVGLPLEEAQEHLKALGLKPVGLAVQGKARYAHQQVDTVLDMYPKPSVLLSGVPKGSFVKLHYLTEAGLTDSRIKAQQARAKKLEVPAFVQQIPKLFPFKKK from the coding sequence ATGGCGAAAAAGAAATTACCAGTCAATGGAAAAATGATTGGTGAGGTGGCAAAGATTTTTGATATTATTCCAGATACAACACGGGTGATTGGCGAAGCTGTTCATGCGGTTGTTCCATTAGTAGACAAAGTCTTGGAACAAAATTATCAGAAGAAAAACCGTCTGGTACGTCTGCCCAATATGGTAGACATGAATATCAAGGAAGCGCAGGAACATTTGGAAGAACTAGGCTTTGTGGTCAGTAAAATCCTCGCTAAACCTCACCAACGCTATGCTAAACGAGAGGTTGATGAGGTGGTGGCGATGACTCCGAAGTCTGGAAGTCTGGAGCCAGGAGCTCTTGTTAAGCTCTACTATGTTAACCAAGACGTGATTGAGGAGAGCGACTTGGTTATTCCTCTGCCAAATCTCGTTGGACTTCCCTTGGAAGAAGCGCAAGAACATTTAAAAGCGCTGGGGTTAAAGCCAGTTGGGCTTGCCGTACAGGGAAAAGCGAGGTATGCACATCAGCAGGTCGATACCGTCCTTGACATGTATCCAAAGCCAAGTGTCCTGCTATCAGGTGTTCCCAAAGGTAGTTTTGTCAAATTGCACTATCTAACAGAGGCAGGACTTACAGACAGTCGTATCAAGGCTCAACAAGCACGGGCTAAAAAGCTTGAAGTACCAGCCTTTGTCCAACAAATTCCTAAACTCTTCCCGTTCAAGAAAAAATAA
- a CDS encoding N-acetyldiaminopimelate deacetylase — protein MLDLIATRRALHQIPELGMEEFKTHAFLMETLDRLLKDCSFAQVRTWETGILVYLTGTKGQKTIGWRTDIDGLPIVEETGLDFASTHADRMHACGHDFHMTIALGLLEQMIAQQPRHNLLFLFQPAEENLAGGMLMYEAGAFGDWLPDEFYGLHVRPDLKVGQIATNRSTLFAGTCEVKIRFIGRGGHAAFPHTANDALVAASYFVTQVQSVVSRNVDPIEGAVVTFGSMHAGTTNNVIAETAFLHGTIRSLTQEMSLLVQKRVREVAQGIATSFGLEVEIELNQGGYLPVENNPQLADELMTYFDRVSEVDVIDCLPAMTGEDFGYLLSKVPGVMFWLGVDTPYSLHNPHLNPKEEAIPFAVQHLTAFLRHKVGV, from the coding sequence ATGCTTGACTTAATTGCGACACGGCGCGCCTTGCACCAAATTCCTGAGCTCGGAATGGAAGAGTTTAAGACCCATGCCTTTCTTATGGAGACTCTGGATAGGCTCTTGAAAGACTGTTCGTTTGCCCAAGTGCGAACGTGGGAGACGGGTATTCTTGTCTATCTGACAGGGACGAAAGGCCAAAAAACAATTGGATGGCGGACGGATATTGATGGTCTACCGATTGTGGAGGAAACAGGGCTTGACTTTGCCTCAACCCATGCAGATCGCATGCACGCTTGTGGTCATGATTTTCACATGACCATAGCGCTCGGATTGCTGGAGCAGATGATTGCCCAGCAACCCCGCCATAATCTGCTCTTTTTGTTCCAACCAGCAGAAGAAAATCTTGCAGGTGGCATGCTCATGTATGAAGCGGGAGCTTTTGGCGACTGGTTGCCAGATGAATTTTACGGTTTACATGTGCGCCCTGATTTGAAAGTTGGACAAATTGCAACCAACCGTTCCACCTTGTTTGCAGGGACTTGTGAGGTCAAGATTCGCTTTATCGGGCGCGGTGGTCATGCAGCCTTTCCGCATACGGCAAATGATGCCTTGGTGGCAGCGAGCTATTTCGTGACCCAAGTACAATCGGTTGTTAGTCGGAATGTCGATCCGATTGAGGGTGCGGTGGTGACCTTTGGCTCCATGCATGCTGGAACGACCAATAATGTCATTGCAGAAACAGCCTTTTTGCATGGGACTATTCGTTCTTTGACTCAGGAGATGAGCCTCTTGGTTCAGAAGCGGGTGCGTGAAGTAGCCCAAGGTATCGCTACTTCTTTCGGACTTGAAGTGGAGATTGAATTGAACCAAGGTGGCTATCTACCTGTGGAAAACAATCCCCAATTAGCCGATGAATTAATGACCTATTTTGATAGAGTATCCGAGGTGGATGTCATCGATTGTCTGCCTGCCATGACGGGTGAGGATTTTGGTTATCTTCTGAGCAAGGTGCCAGGTGTCATGTTCTGGCTCGGTGTGGATACGCCTTATTCTCTGCACAATCCCCACCTTAATCCCAAAGAAGAAGCCATTCCCTTTGCTGTTCAACACCTAACAGCGTTTTTACGGCATAAGGTAGGGGTGTAA
- a CDS encoding NAD(P)H-dependent glycerol-3-phosphate dehydrogenase — protein sequence MNKQKIAVLGPGSWGTALSQVLNDNGHEVRIWGNIPEQIDEINQFHTNKRYFKDIVLDPAIKAYKDLSEALDSVDAVLLVVPTKVMRLVAKQVAETLDHKVVVMHASKGLEPESHKRLSTVLEEEIPATLRSEIVVVSGPSHAEETIIRDLTLISAASKDLETAQYVQTLFSNHYFRLYTNNDVIGVETAGALKNIIAVGAGALHGLGYGDNAKAAIIARGLTEITRLGVEMGANPLTYSGLSGVGDLIVTGTSVHSRNWRAGDQLGRGEKLEDIERNMGMVIEGISTTKVAYELAQELGVYMPITQAIYSVIYQGASIDEAIKNIMSSEFRQENEWS from the coding sequence ATGAACAAACAAAAAATCGCTGTACTAGGCCCTGGATCATGGGGAACCGCCCTGTCGCAAGTCCTCAATGACAATGGGCACGAAGTGCGGATCTGGGGAAATATCCCAGAGCAAATCGATGAAATCAACCAATTCCACACCAACAAACGCTACTTCAAGGATATTGTCCTAGACCCTGCTATTAAGGCCTATAAGGACTTGAGTGAAGCATTAGATAGTGTTGATGCCGTGCTCCTCGTCGTACCGACCAAGGTCATGCGTTTGGTTGCAAAACAAGTCGCTGAGACGCTGGATCACAAGGTCGTGGTCATGCATGCTTCTAAAGGACTCGAGCCAGAAAGTCACAAGCGCCTCTCTACTGTCTTAGAAGAGGAAATTCCTGCAACACTTCGCAGCGAGATTGTCGTCGTATCAGGACCAAGCCATGCTGAAGAAACCATTATTCGCGATTTAACCCTTATCTCCGCAGCTTCTAAAGACTTAGAAACTGCCCAATACGTCCAAACTCTCTTTAGCAACCACTACTTCCGCCTCTACACCAACAATGATGTTATCGGCGTTGAAACAGCTGGTGCACTTAAAAATATCATCGCGGTCGGTGCTGGCGCACTTCACGGGCTTGGCTATGGTGACAATGCCAAGGCTGCCATTATCGCTAGAGGATTGACCGAAATCACCCGACTCGGTGTCGAAATGGGCGCAAATCCATTGACCTACAGCGGTCTATCTGGGGTCGGTGACTTGATTGTTACAGGAACATCTGTTCACTCACGTAACTGGCGGGCAGGTGATCAGCTTGGACGCGGTGAGAAATTAGAAGACATCGAGCGCAACATGGGCATGGTCATCGAGGGAATTTCAACGACCAAGGTTGCCTACGAGCTCGCCCAAGAGCTAGGTGTCTACATGCCGATTACCCAGGCTATTTACAGCGTCATCTACCAAGGGGCTAGCATTGACGAAGCCATTAAAAATATTATGTCTAGCGAATTCCGTCAGGAAAATGAATGGTCATAA
- a CDS encoding fructose-6-phosphate aldolase, producing the protein MKLILDTANQEKIKEYLTYLPVSGVTTNPSIVKKEGEIDFFEHMREIRQLIGFERSLHVQVIAQDYEGMLADAHRLVEEIDNQIFIKVPVTKEGLRAIKTLKKAKLGVTATAIYTEMQALLALESGADFLAPYVNRISSLNGDAFSLISHVQKEIERTQSSTQILAASFKQVGQVLDAVHAGASCVTVGTDVLDQFLVHPSIDQAVADFARDWESNFGRNSI; encoded by the coding sequence ATGAAGCTCATTTTAGATACTGCGAATCAAGAAAAAATCAAGGAGTATTTGACCTATCTGCCTGTGTCGGGGGTGACGACCAATCCCAGTATTGTCAAGAAAGAAGGAGAGATTGACTTCTTTGAACACATGAGAGAAATCCGCCAGTTGATTGGTTTTGAGCGGAGCCTCCACGTACAGGTGATTGCTCAAGACTATGAGGGGATGTTGGCAGATGCTCATCGTCTTGTCGAAGAGATTGATAATCAGATTTTTATCAAAGTTCCTGTTACCAAGGAAGGTTTGCGGGCTATCAAAACGCTGAAAAAAGCCAAATTAGGCGTGACTGCAACAGCTATCTATACAGAAATGCAGGCCCTCCTAGCCCTAGAAAGCGGGGCTGATTTTCTAGCTCCTTATGTTAATCGCATTTCCAGCTTGAATGGCGATGCGTTTTCGCTCATTAGCCATGTCCAAAAGGAGATTGAACGTACTCAATCTTCCACCCAGATTCTTGCTGCCAGCTTCAAGCAGGTCGGACAGGTCCTTGATGCTGTTCATGCAGGAGCAAGTTGTGTAACAGTGGGAACTGATGTTCTTGATCAATTTCTTGTCCACCCTTCGATTGATCAGGCAGTGGCAGATTTTGCAAGAGACTGGGAAAGTAATTTTGGTCGAAACAGCATCTGA